The Candidatus Nanogingivalaceae bacterium DNA segment AGATTATTCCATATTAAATTAAGTGGGTCTAAAATTGAATCATAATAATCTCCGTCCAAAAAAGCAAAGCTAATTTTCGAAGGGATTTGTTCTCGCGAAATCTGATTAAACCAACCTTTTGTGATTTTTGGTATTTTTTTGACATTCGCTTTTCTTAAATTCGAAATAAGCTGTTTTTTGCTTGCACAAAGTTCGCCCTTTTTAAAATCCTCACCCAATGAATTTACGTCTTCAACGGATTTCTCCGGAAGACCCTCAAAAGAATCATATAGCCAAAGATGCTTTTCACTGTTCCATTCCTCAATCTTTTTCGCCAAAAAAACACTAGTAGTTCCGACATAGCATCCAAATTCAACAATATCACCAAAAATTGCGCGAGTCTTTTCGAGCTCGCGCAAAATTATTTGAATTTCACGTTCATTAACTTGATCACTTAGTAGTTTCATTAGTATCTATTATACTACGAACGTTTAATTGTACCAACTATATCGTAAATCTCATTCTCGTCAACAGGCTGAAACTCACCAGAAACCTCAACACCATTAGAGCCAGCTTCTCCGCCATAAAACTCTAATATATTGCCTCCTCCAGATATTGCATATTTTTTGCCTTTTGAATCGATAATTCCGACCTTACATTTTTGCGAAGAATCGGTCTTACCTTGCTTAGTTGATAAACAAATTAGATTTCCTGATATTGTTATTGTCTTTGAAGACTCTTCTTTTTTATTATCTTTTAGACCACGATGCGCTGAAGGTATCGTAAAATCAAGAAGTTTAACTACAAAGGCAGTTGCAAAAACTATCGCTACTAAAACTAGAATTATCAATATTGAAGTTAG contains these protein-coding regions:
- a CDS encoding TylF/MycF family methyltransferase gives rise to the protein MKLLSDQVNEREIQIILRELEKTRAIFGDIVEFGCYVGTTSVFLAKKIEEWNSEKHLWLYDSFEGLPEKSVEDVNSLGEDFKKGELCASKKQLISNLRKANVKKIPKITKGWFNQISREQIPSKISFAFLDGDYYDSILDPLNLIWNNLESGAVIVVDDYGNQALPGASKAVDEWCRKYNIPKDIEATLAIFKKP